One part of the Bdellovibrio sp. KM01 genome encodes these proteins:
- a CDS encoding M48 family metallopeptidase: MFLRQQLKMLFLVLSSVLVSACAGKYSIKSYPQGSKVYVKDMQTNEKKLLGISPLNIQEESKLGDVFFLIFEKQNYRTKEVMVKVNEGESIAVQARLDPLSDEEKKAEELAKNDDKKQDQQPPKPDDKKKPEDKKMEDLLADLAELKLRVALLENTSSFYKDALFSPRLSGGMPTQDRDRSERVVGLIFQGQKSIMKGDYKQALAEVDKALTMDEYSNNAWLLKGSIKYLQKDFEGAKIAWERCLKIDPYNKVAYQYLSDVYKRLGMAPLPQTGAEMRYPASNVEIEKRRRDTQVR, from the coding sequence ATGTTTCTAAGACAACAACTGAAAATGTTGTTCCTTGTTCTTTCGTCAGTGTTGGTTTCGGCCTGCGCGGGAAAGTATTCCATTAAATCTTATCCTCAAGGTTCAAAGGTTTACGTTAAGGATATGCAGACGAATGAAAAAAAACTACTGGGAATTTCTCCGCTGAATATTCAGGAGGAATCAAAACTGGGTGATGTCTTCTTCCTGATCTTTGAAAAGCAAAACTATCGTACCAAAGAAGTCATGGTGAAGGTCAATGAAGGTGAAAGTATTGCCGTGCAAGCCCGTCTGGATCCCTTGTCTGATGAGGAAAAGAAGGCCGAAGAGCTAGCTAAAAACGACGATAAAAAACAGGATCAACAGCCGCCAAAACCGGATGACAAGAAAAAACCTGAAGACAAAAAGATGGAAGATTTGTTAGCAGACCTCGCCGAGCTGAAATTACGTGTGGCCTTGTTGGAAAATACATCGTCATTTTATAAAGATGCATTGTTCTCGCCGCGTTTATCCGGCGGCATGCCCACTCAAGATCGTGATCGCAGTGAACGGGTGGTTGGACTTATTTTTCAAGGTCAGAAATCTATCATGAAGGGTGATTATAAACAGGCCCTGGCAGAAGTAGACAAAGCCCTCACGATGGATGAGTACTCCAACAATGCGTGGCTGTTGAAAGGTTCCATCAAATATCTGCAGAAGGACTTTGAAGGTGCCAAGATCGCTTGGGAGCGCTGCCTGAAGATCGATCCCTATAATAAAGTAGCGTATCAATATTTGTCTGATGTTTATAAACGTTTAGGAATGGCACCGCTTCCGCAAACAGGTGCAGAGATGAGATATCCTGCTTCTAATGTTGAGATAGAAAAGCGTCGCCGAG
- a CDS encoding OmpA family protein, translating into MGAHKRNYRRHHDDEHGQEHSSAHDESNWLVSYADMMTLLFGFFVLMYSLSRFDNTRFDLVRKEVAKYFGGNIKEISTVLEAEQKLKTALLGSGEMKGVEISKGSDNTLQLKFEGNVLFESGATELKDAAKPALRQVVAALRTVPSVEKISVEGHTDGDPMQSSVIKSNWELSSMRASSVVRYFEESGLSSNVLAAVGFGSSHPVAPEKDAQGNPLEINKAANRRVVVQVKLMDPEEAYRLQQQQFKKQLTKEEVERQKKENELQDKMKLAKVRFEEAQRKYREQAEQKRKEQQLQKLEKQIEALETKTKSYEQKAQ; encoded by the coding sequence ATGGGCGCGCATAAACGCAATTATCGTCGTCACCATGATGATGAACATGGTCAGGAGCACAGCAGTGCTCACGACGAATCCAACTGGCTGGTCAGTTACGCCGATATGATGACTTTGTTGTTTGGTTTCTTCGTTTTGATGTATTCGCTCTCTCGTTTTGATAACACGCGCTTCGATTTGGTTCGTAAAGAAGTCGCTAAATACTTTGGCGGTAACATCAAGGAAATCAGCACGGTTCTCGAGGCAGAGCAAAAGCTAAAAACGGCTTTGCTGGGTTCAGGAGAAATGAAAGGTGTCGAGATCTCGAAAGGCTCTGACAATACTCTGCAACTCAAATTCGAAGGCAATGTTCTTTTTGAATCGGGTGCGACCGAGTTGAAAGACGCTGCTAAACCAGCTTTGCGCCAAGTTGTGGCGGCGTTGCGAACGGTTCCAAGTGTTGAGAAAATCAGCGTCGAAGGTCATACCGATGGCGATCCTATGCAAAGCTCCGTGATTAAATCAAACTGGGAGCTTTCATCCATGCGAGCTAGCTCTGTGGTCAGATACTTTGAAGAAAGTGGTCTGAGTTCGAATGTCTTGGCGGCTGTTGGTTTTGGTTCGTCTCATCCTGTGGCTCCTGAAAAAGATGCTCAGGGAAATCCGCTTGAAATCAACAAGGCTGCCAATCGTCGGGTGGTCGTTCAAGTGAAATTGATGGATCCGGAAGAGGCTTATCGCCTGCAGCAGCAACAGTTTAAGAAGCAGCTGACTAAAGAAGAAGTGGAACGCCAGAAGAAAGAAAACGAGCTTCAGGATAAGATGAAACTCGCCAAGGTTCGGTTCGAAGAAGCTCAGCGCAAATACCGTGAACAGGCTGAGCAGAAGCGTAAAGAACAACAGTTACAAAAGCTCGAGAAGCAAATCGAGGCTCTCGAAACAAAAACTAAGAGTTACGAGCAAAAAGCTCAGTAA
- a CDS encoding motility protein A has product MNFAGLLGLIAAVGISAFAIMDSAKNPKVFADPHGIALVIGGTITVALMSFNFKSLWSALKIIARKYFGRERAINYNESIERIVTLSESYRKDPKSLQTMMKPTDHPFLKDGVHLLLDYGFNHEELDEILHNAVRGKKKRDADEIKVWQTISRFPPAFGLLGATLGMISLLQTLGEPGAQDRIGPAMATALVATFYGLLTANLVLLPIAEKLSSVSQADLTLREIIKEGVLLIHEKKHPMFIREYLKSFLPPQQRQDGGDVGSLKKVA; this is encoded by the coding sequence ATGAACTTTGCAGGATTACTGGGATTAATTGCTGCGGTAGGTATTTCAGCTTTTGCGATCATGGACAGTGCAAAAAACCCAAAAGTTTTTGCGGATCCACACGGGATCGCCCTGGTCATCGGTGGTACGATTACAGTGGCTTTGATGAGTTTCAACTTTAAAAGTCTTTGGAGCGCGCTGAAAATTATCGCTCGCAAGTACTTCGGTCGCGAACGTGCCATCAACTATAATGAGTCGATTGAAAGAATCGTGACGCTATCAGAGTCATATCGCAAGGATCCTAAGTCTCTTCAAACTATGATGAAGCCTACGGACCATCCTTTCCTCAAAGACGGTGTCCATCTTTTGTTAGATTACGGTTTCAATCATGAAGAGCTAGATGAAATCTTGCATAATGCCGTTCGTGGTAAAAAGAAACGTGATGCTGATGAAATCAAAGTATGGCAGACGATCTCCAGATTCCCGCCAGCATTCGGTTTGTTGGGTGCGACGTTGGGGATGATCTCTCTTTTGCAAACACTGGGTGAGCCCGGAGCTCAGGATCGCATCGGTCCAGCTATGGCCACAGCTCTGGTTGCAACTTTCTATGGTCTGTTAACAGCCAACTTAGTGTTGCTTCCGATTGCGGAAAAACTTTCCAGCGTTTCTCAAGCGGACTTGACGTTGCGTGAGATTATTAAAGAAGGTGTCTTGCTGATTCATGAAAAGAAGCACCCGATGTTTATCCGAGAATATTTGAAGTCTTTCTTGCCTCCGCAACAAAGACAAGACGGCGGTGATGTTGGTTCGTTGAAAAAGGTGGCTTAG
- a CDS encoding VWA domain-containing protein: MMIKALCLTLLLGFSVTSAFGAEDLDKFDYDPSKIPVSEQGTADLGELQGVPTPLVEYIIDSSGSMGQILTGKKTKIFVMKKLLSRYLVSQWTEKTSSGMRVIGSRRKKDCKDNYLAIPPGNAKLGLIEGMVKSMDPVGMTPLYDSMKEAYKDLEKYDGPKRVVIFTDGEETCGKDPCKLSEEFKNKNVDLKFFVVAFGLQGQQETLQKLKCIGDLHQADDEEQLDKMFEDLDKDLNPNKNLFVDSPEPQATVMLFRAETPNEIYRRFQASYGIQVPPGRYYAVVNLKPKYRFKEFIVPPNKKVTLKVKGEAKFKANFIDGLMKVELLNKNRKVVKRFNSDAVVSLPPGKWNFRFYRDPFYEKVVNNYLVVPNAEYEYTIEEAGVAYVEDPQVKGIYVFGNRGIMMGNHVTNFPLVLGKGVYEIRVDDKCIFKDIIMGSNKEVVKLQCSKVKK, encoded by the coding sequence ATGATGATTAAAGCCCTTTGTTTGACTCTTTTATTGGGATTTTCTGTCACTTCGGCATTTGGTGCCGAAGACTTGGACAAGTTTGACTATGATCCATCGAAGATTCCCGTCAGTGAACAGGGAACTGCGGATCTGGGCGAGCTGCAGGGTGTACCGACACCTTTGGTGGAATACATTATCGACAGTTCCGGATCGATGGGACAAATTCTCACAGGCAAGAAAACCAAAATCTTTGTCATGAAGAAGCTCTTATCCCGTTATTTGGTTTCTCAGTGGACGGAAAAAACTTCCAGTGGCATGCGAGTCATTGGCTCACGTCGCAAAAAAGATTGTAAGGACAACTATCTGGCAATCCCTCCTGGTAATGCCAAGTTGGGTCTTATCGAGGGCATGGTGAAGTCAATGGATCCGGTGGGCATGACACCTCTTTATGATTCAATGAAAGAGGCTTATAAGGATTTGGAAAAGTACGATGGTCCTAAGCGTGTGGTAATCTTTACGGACGGAGAGGAAACCTGTGGCAAAGATCCCTGCAAGCTTTCTGAAGAGTTCAAAAATAAGAATGTGGATTTGAAGTTCTTTGTCGTGGCATTTGGGCTGCAAGGGCAACAAGAAACTTTGCAAAAGCTAAAATGTATCGGCGATCTTCATCAGGCTGATGATGAGGAACAATTGGATAAAATGTTTGAAGACCTAGATAAAGATTTGAATCCCAATAAGAATCTATTTGTCGACAGCCCGGAGCCGCAAGCAACCGTGATGTTGTTCCGTGCTGAAACTCCCAATGAGATCTACCGTCGATTCCAGGCGTCTTATGGGATTCAGGTTCCTCCGGGCAGGTATTATGCGGTCGTGAATCTGAAACCGAAATATCGCTTTAAGGAATTTATAGTTCCACCAAATAAAAAGGTGACCTTGAAAGTGAAGGGCGAAGCCAAGTTTAAAGCGAACTTTATTGACGGCTTGATGAAGGTGGAACTTCTGAATAAAAACCGTAAGGTGGTCAAACGCTTTAATAGTGACGCCGTTGTGTCATTGCCACCAGGAAAATGGAACTTCCGATTTTACCGAGATCCTTTTTATGAAAAAGTCGTGAATAACTACCTCGTGGTGCCGAATGCGGAATACGAATATACCATCGAGGAAGCCGGTGTCGCTTATGTCGAGGATCCTCAGGTTAAGGGAATCTATGTCTTCGGTAACCGGGGCATCATGATGGGAAATCACGTGACGAACTTCCCGCTGGTTCTGGGTAAGGGCGTTTATGAAATTCGTGTCGATGATAAATGTATTTTTAAAGACATCATTATGGGCTCAAACAAGGAAGTTGTGAAGCTTCAGTGCTCGAAGGTTAAGAAGTGA